The Diospyros lotus cultivar Yz01 chromosome 15, ASM1463336v1, whole genome shotgun sequence genome has a window encoding:
- the LOC127792477 gene encoding citrate synthase, glyoxysomal-like, protein MGSFDVSVQARGRLAVLSAHLSASESLQSDAVSQPAIEASGVSAHSTFAPPPNLRGSLTVVDERTGKKYQVQVSEEGTVKATDLKKITTGKNDKGLKLYDPGYLNTAPVRSSICYIDGDEGILRYRGYPIEELAEGSSFLEVAYLLMYGNLPSESQLADWEFAVSQHSAVPQGILDIIQAMPHDAHPMGVLVSAMSALSIFHPDANPALRGQDLYKSKQVRDKQIVRILGKAPTIAAAAYLRLTGRSPVLPSSNLSYSENFLYMLDSFGNRSYKPNPRLARVLDVLFILHAEHEMNCSTAAARHLASSGVDVYTALAGAVGALYGPLHGGANEAVLKMLSEIGTVENIPEFIEGVKNRKRKMSGFGHRVYKNYDPRAKVIRKLAEEVFSIVGRDPLIEVAVALEKAALSDDYFVKRKLYPNVDFYSGLIYRAIGFPTEFFPVLFAIPRMAGYLSHWRESLDDPDTKIMRPAQVYTGVWLRHYMPLKERVVSNVADKLGEVSVSNATRRRLSGTGA, encoded by the exons ATGGGGAGTTTTGACGTGTCGGTTCAGGCTCGAGGCCGATTGGCCGTTCTCTCGGCTCACCTCTCGGCCTCGGAGTCGCTCCAATCCGACGCCGTCTCGCAGCCGGCGATCGAGGCCTCCGGTGTCTCCGCTCATTCGACCTTCGCGCCGCCGCCCAATCTCAGGGGCTCGCTCACCGTCGTCGACGAGAGGACAGGTAAGAAGTACCAGGTTCAGGTCTCCGAGGAAGGGACTGTCAAAGCTACGGATTTAAAGAAG ATAACAACGGGAAAGAATGACAAGGGGCTCAAGCTTTATGATCCAGGCTATCTCAACACAGCTCCTGTCCGTTCGTCAATTTGTTATATTGATGGGGATGAGGGAATCCTTAGATATAGGGGTTACCCAATTGAAGAATTGGCAGAGGGTAGTTCCTTTTTGGAAGTGGCCTACCTTCTAA TGTATGGCAATTTACCATCAGAGAGTCAGTTAGCTGATTGGGAATTTGCTGTTTCTCAACACTCAGCTGTTCCACAGGGAATATTG GATATCATACAGGCAATGCCGCATGATGCTCACCCAATGGGTGTTCTGGTCAGTGCAATGAGTGCCCTTTCTATCTTTCATCCAGATGCTAATCCAGCTCTCaga GGCCAAGATTTATACAAGTCTAAGCAAGTAAGAGATAAACAAATAGTGCGTATACTTGGGAAG GCACCAACCATTGCAGCAGCAGCTTATCTGAGGTTGACAGGAAGGTCTCCTGTCCTTCCCTCCAGCAACCTTTCTTATTCAGAGAACTTCTTATATATGCTAGATTCATT TGGTAATAGATCTTACAAACCAAATCCTCGACTGGCACGTGTGCTGGATGTTCTCTTTATATTACATGCAGAACATGAAATGAATTGCTCCACTGCTGCTGCTAGGCATCTGGCATCAAG TGGTGTTGACGTATACACAGCCCTTGCTGGAGCAGTTGGAGCTCTGTATGGTCCTCTTCATGGTGGAGCAAATGAG GCTGTGCTTAAAATGCTGAGTGAGATTGGAACAGTTGAGAATATCCCGGAGTTCATTGAAGGTGTGAAAAACAG GAAGCGAAAGATGTCAGGTTTTGGGCATCGCGTCTACAAAAACTATGACCCCAGAGCAAAGGTCATAAGGAAACTGGCAGAGGAAGTTTTCTCAATCGTTGGCCGAGATCCTCTCATTGAG GTGGCTGTTGCTTTGGAGAAAGCTGCACTATCAGATGATTATTTTGTTAAGAGGAAGTTATATCCAAATGTTGATTTCTACTCGGGATTAATTTATAG GGCAATTGGTTTCCCTACGGAGTTCTTTCCTGTTTTGTTTGCAATCCCTCGTATGGCTGGCTACTTATCTCACTGGCGAGAGTCACTGGATGACCCCGACACAAAGATAATGAGACCAGCACAG GTGTATACTGGTGTATGGTTGCGACATTATATGCCACTCAAAGAACGGGTGGTGTCAAATGTAGCAGATAAACTCGGTGAAGTATCTGTTTCAAATGCCACCAGGCGCAGGCTGTCTGGAACCGGGGCATAG
- the LOC127792695 gene encoding V-type proton ATPase subunit D-like — translation MSGQSQRLNVVPTVTMLGIMKARLVGATRGHALLKKKSDALTVQFRQILKKIVSTKESMGEIMKTSSFSLTEAKYVAGDNIKHVVLENVESAALKVRSRQENVAGVKLPKFEYFTDGETKNNLTGLARGGQQVQACRAAYVKAIEVLVELASLQTSFLTLDEAIKTTNRRVNALENVVKPRLENTISYIKGELDELEREDFFRLKKIQGYKKREIERQLAAAKQFAEEQFAERISLQKGISVSSAHNLLSAAMHKDEDIIF, via the coding sequence ATGTCCGGCCAAAGCCAGCGATTGAATGTTGTTCCAACTGTTACAATGCTTGGAATTATGAAAGCTCGCCTTGTTGGTGCCACAAGAGGCCATGCCCTTCTCAAGAAGAAGAGCGATGCTTTGACTGTGCAGTTCCGTCAGATTCTCAAGAAAATTGTCTCAACAAAAGAATCAATGGGAGAAATCATGAAAACATCCTCTTTTTCCCTAACAGAAGCCAAATATGTTGCTGGCGATAACATCAAGCATGTTGTCCTCGAGAATGTCGAGAGTGCAGCTCTTAAAGTTCGATCCCGCCAAGAGAATGTTGCAGGTGTAAAGCTCCCCAAGTTCGAGTACTTCACAGATGGTGAAACAAAGAACAATCTGACTGGGCTGGCAAGAGGTGGCCAACAGGTGCAAGCTTGTCGTGCTGCCTATGTTAAAGCCATTGAGGTTCTTGTTGAGCTTGCTTCTCTCCAAACATCATTCTTGACCCTTGATGAAGCAATCAAAACCACAAATCGCAGGGTCAACGCCCTGGAGAACGTAGTGAAGCCAAGGTTAGAGAATACAATATCTTACATCAAGGGGGAATTGGATGAACTGGAAAGGGAGGATTTCTTCAGGCTGAAGAAGATACAAGGTTACAAgaagagggagattgagagacaGCTTGCAGCTGCCAAGCAGTTTGCAGAGGAACAGTTTGCAGAGAGAATTTCTTTGCAAAAGGGGATTTCAGTCAGTTCTGCCCATAACTTGTTATCTGCTGCCATGCACAAAGATGAGGACATAATTTTTTGA